A window of the Brassica napus cultivar Da-Ae chromosome A2, Da-Ae, whole genome shotgun sequence genome harbors these coding sequences:
- the LOC106402983 gene encoding bromodomain and WD repeat-containing protein 3-like isoform X1, with protein MALRKNTPKADSVSLPMKPLNFSRKLPGNDPDIAQDVVRTDIDLDQREVYFLMLHLLSSGPCQRTYALLRHELLEHELLPRRYHAWYSRSGLPSGDENDDGNSFPLNYAELAKRYSHVKRDHLVELLKQLVFVSSRRTPSRGLGDGNKLVTAGVPTLLGTGSFSLLSYDKDIVGSDLKPPPIGMRWPHMHADQVRGLSLREIGGGFARHHRAPSIRAACYVIVKPSTMVQKMQNIKRLRGHRNAVYCAILDRSGRYVITGSDDRLVKVWSMETAYCLASCRGHEGDITDLAVNSNNTFIASASNDCVIRVWRLPDGLPVSVLRGHIGAITAIAFSPRPGSPYQLLSSSDDGTCRIWDARGAQFAPRIYIPRPPSPDGKNNGPSSSDAQQSHQIFSCAFNASGSVFVTGSSDTLARVYSVWSASRISNDDPEQPNHEMDVLAGHENDVNYVQFSGCAAGSKFADYSKDDSVPKFKSSWFCHDNIVTCSRDGSAIIWIPRSRRSHGKSCRWTRAYHLKVPPPPMPPQPPRGGPRQRILPTPRGVNMIAWSLDNRFVLAAIMDCRICVWNASDGSLVHSLTGHTASTYVMDVHPFNPRIAMSAGYDGKTIVWDIWEGKPIHTYDISHFKLVDGKFSPDGTSIILSDDVGQLYVLSTGQGDSQKDAKYDQFFLGDYRPLIQDIYGNVLDQESQLPPYRRNMEDPLCDSAMIPYEEPYQTMFQKRRLGALGKEWRPSSLKLAIGPDITLDQDYQMPPLADLDLAEPMPEFVDVMEWEPEIDILSDGNDSEYNVPEEDSSGKEQECLNSLTSSESGSSSSEGDEDGGHQNSRRRSKRRKHKTGAEIMTSSGRRFRKRNFDELEGATNKNKRTRKSRSGRKKSKRKSSKSKSSRPRRAAAQNALSWFSKITGTSKDAEEEEDISELSESSESESTTEDSGTGDSELDVALVNGHDKQSKGKDILVCDSDNGAQQCDVSETQPAERRRLVVRFPVKSSDKLSLLENLPGTSSYAPTPTLGNGCAEDSRVSGNFEVSTNHLDASKVKWGMVKARTSKRMRTESMSSHGLMGSEPDGEENNLSKEADHHDNGVTAPNCLELRTDIDGIAVDTDTVISNGLPNGEERCLRVDGSPSRVADEGASNCSQDVTGRLHDLKDSLPPISRTLRIRSKRVSRAPDTSLKQEVKSSSINQENGGSDALNDGSANTKLDLALDNQKDGLVGTELPLTNDCVHESKPLTSDPVSVDVPVSHPKRMFDYVYRRKKSRKQENNSDRGATLTQETSPGSCSQDQSSGANTHEGVPNGLHETESNGLEKPESSLTHIRDKLSDSHGNQNSQEECISTSGATLRSRSTRNRKSTYPFSESKPVETKKLQQSIEKVSWLTLSTHEEGSRYIPQKGDEVAYLRQGHQEYLNFSSLREVAPWTSIKAGNIKAVEICKVESLEYATLPGSGDSCCKMILKVIDPNSEVFDKTFKLTLPEVVSFPDFLVERSRYEAAIQRNWTFRDKCKVWWRDEGEEDGNWWEGRILAVKAKSPDFPDSPWERYTVRYKNDPTETHLHSPWELFDADTKWEQPHMDDEKRNRLLLALTKLETSDKRTKDSYGLQKLKQTVGSSSYTNRFPVPLSIEVIRSRLENNYYRSVEALRHDVEVMLSNAETFFGRNKSVAAKISRLSKWFDRTLPSL; from the exons ATGGCTCTTAGGAAAAATACTCCGAAAGCTGATTCGGTCTCTCTCCCTATGAAGCCTTTGAATTTTTCCAGAAAGTTGCCAGGGAATGACCCAGATATTGCTCAAGATGTTGTGCGGACTGACATTGATTTGGACCAGCGGGAAGTTTACTTTTTGATGCTCCACTTACTGTCCTCTGGGCCTTGCCAAAGAACCTATGCACTGTTGCGACATGAACTTCTTGAACACGAGCTTCTTCCTAGAAGATATCATGCTTGGTACTCGAGGAGTGGATTGCCTAGCGGGGATGAGAATGATGATGGAAACTCCTTTCCTTTAAACTATGCTGAGTTGGCTAAGAG GTATTCTCACGTAAAAAGAGATCACTTGGTGGAGCTTCTGAAGCAGTTGGTCTTTGTTTCAAGTAGGCGTACACCCTCACGAGGGCTTGGTGATGGAAATAAACTAGTTACAGCTGGTGTCCCAACGCTTTTAGGGACTGGATCGTTCTCCCTTTTGAGCT ACGACAAGGACATAGTTGGAAGTGATCTCAAACCACCACCTATAGGGATGCGTTGGCCTCATATGCATGCTGATCAGGTGCGTGGTTTAAGTTTGAGAGAAATTGGTGGTGGTTTTGCCAGACATCATCGAGCCCCATCAATTCGTGCAGCATGCTATGTCATTGTAAAACCATCTACAATGGTACAAAAGATGCAGAACATCAAGAGGCTACGTGGGCACAGAAATGCTGTGTACTGTG CTATACTTGACCGCTCAGGAAGGTATGTAATCACTGGTTCAGATGATCGCCTTGTAAAAGTATGGTCAATGGAAACTGCATACTGCCTGGCCAGCTGTCGAGGGCATGAA GGTGACATAACTGATCTTGCTGTGAATTCGAACAACACTTTCATAGCATCCGCTTCAAATGATTGTGTGATCCGTGTT TGGAGATTGCCAGATGGGTTACCAGTTTCGGTACTTCGTGGACATATTGGAGCTATTACTGCTATTGCATTTAGTCCCAGACCTGGATCCCCGTACCAACTTCTTTC ATCGTCGGATGATGGTACATGCAGGATATGGGATGCTCGGGGTGCCCAATTTGCTCCGCGGATATATATCCCTAGGCCTCCTAGTCCTGATG GGAAGAACAATGGCCCTTCTTCTAGTGACGCTCAGCAGAGTCACCAAATTTTTTCCTGCGCATTCAATGCCAGTGGATCTGTCTTTGTCACTGGTAGCTCTGACACTCTTGCCAGAGTATACTCG GTTTGGAGTGCTAGTAGGATCAGTAATGATGACCCAGAGCAGCCAAATCATGAGATGGATGTTTTGGCTGGACATGAGAATGATGTTAATTATGTTCAGTTCAG TGGTTGTGCTGCAGGATCTAAATTTGCCGACTACTCAAAAGACGATAGTGTTCCAAAATTTAAGAGCTCCTG GTTCTGTCATGATAACATAGTTACATGCTCTCGTGATGGTAGTGCAATCATTTGGATCCCAAGATCTCGGAGATCACAT GGAAAAAGCTGCCGATGGACACGAGCATATCATCTCAAGGTTCCACCTCCGCCCATGCCTCCTCAACCCCCTAGAGGTGGGCCACGTCAAAGGATCCTGCCTACTCCCCGTGGGGTTAACATGATTGCTTGGAGTCTGGAtaatcgttttgttcttgccGCTATCATGG ATTGTAGAATATGCGTGTGGAATGCCTCTGATGGTAGCTTGGTACATTCTTTAACTGGCCATACAGCATCT ACATATGTTATGGACGTCCATCCTTTCAATCCTCGGATAGCTATGAGTGCTGGCTATGATGGAAAAACAATAGTGTGGGAT ATATGGGAAGGAAAACCTATCCACACATACGATATTTCACACTTCAAGTTGGTCGATGGGAAGTTTTCACC AGATGGAACGTCAATAATACTTTCAGATGATGTAGGGCAACTGTACGTATTAAGCACAGGCCAAGGGGATTCTCAAAAGGACGCTAAATATGATCAG TTTTTCCTGGGGGATTACCGGCCATTAATTCAGGACATATATGGGAATGTCCTTGACCAG GAATCTCAGCTTCCACCTTATCGCCGAAATATGGAGGACCCTCTTTGTGATTCAG CGATGATTCCATATGAAGAGCCATATCAGACCATGTTTCAGAAACGGCGACTTGGCGCCTTAGGCAAAGAATGGCGACCATCTTCTTTAAAGCTTGCTATAGGGCCAGATATCACTTTAGATCAAGATTACCAAATGCCACCTTTGGCAGATCTAGACTTAGCTGAGCCGATGCCAGAATTTGTAGATGTGATGGAGTGGGAACCAGAAATCGATATCTTAAGCGATGGAAATGACTCCGAATACAATGTGCCAGAAGAGGATTCGTCTGGAAAAGAGCAAGAATGTTTAAATTCTTTAACTTCTAGCGAGTCAGGTTCCAGTTCTAGTGAAGGCGATGAGGATGGTGGTCATCAGAATAGCCGTAGAAGATCCAAAAGGAGAAAACATAAAACAGGA GCTGAGATCATGACTTCTTCGGGTAGGCGTTTTAGAAAGAGAAACTTTGATGAGCTTGAAGGTGCTACAAACAAGAACAAACGTACCAGGAAATCTAGGAGTGGTCGTAAAAAATCCAAAAGGAAATCTTCAAAATCTAAATCGTCCAGACCTAGGCGAGCGGCTGCACAAAATGCACTCTCTTGGTTTTCTAAGATTACAGGTACATCTAAAGAtgcagaagaggaagaagatatcTCTGAATTGAGTGAGTCATCAGAAAGTGAATCGACAACAGAGGATTCAGGCACTGGGGATAGTGAACTTGATGTCGCTTTGGTAAATGGGCATGACAAGCAATCAAAGGGGAAAGATATTCTCGTATGTGATTCAGACAATGGGGCTCAACAGTGTGATGTTAGCGAAACTCAACCTGCTGAACGAAGGAGATTGGTTGTTAGGTTTCCTGTTAAGAGTTCAGATAAGCTTTCCTTGCTGGAGAACCTACCTGGAACATCTTCCTATGCTCCAACTCCAACTTTAGGGAATGGCTGTGCTGAAGACTCAAGGGTTTCTGGGAACTTTGAAGTTTCCACAAATCACTTAGATGCAAGCAAAGTAAAATGGGGAATGGTTAAGGCTCGTACATCAAAGCGAATGAGAACTGAATCAATGTCATCGCATGGACTTATGGGCTCTGAGCCAGATGGAGAAGAAAATAATCTTAGCAAAGAGGCAGATCACCATGATAATGGTGTTACAGCACCTAATTGTTTGGAATTAAGAACAGATATCGATGGAATTGCAGTTGACACTGACACGGTGATTTCTAATGGTTTGCCAAATGGTGAAGAACGATGCCTAAGAGTGGATGGGTCGCCAAGTCGAGTGGCTGATGAGGGTGCCTCTAACTGTTCTCAGGATGTAACAGGTCGCTTGCATGATCTAAAAGATAGCCTTCCACCTATCTCTAGGACGTTGAGGATACGCTCCAAGAGGGTTTCAAGGGCTCCTGATACATCTTTGAAGCAAGAAGTAAAATCTTCATCTATAAATCAAGAGAATGGTGGCTCTGACGCGTTAAATGATGGTTCTGCAAACACTAAATTGGATTTGGCATTGGACAACCAAAAGGATGGTTTGGTTGGAACAGAGCTACCTCTGACAAATGATTGTGTGCATGAATCAAAACCGCTGACCAGTGACCCTGTCTCAGTTGATGTTCCTGTGTCACATCCTAAACGGATGTTTGATTATGTCTATAGACGAAAGAAGTCACGAAAGCAGGAGAATAACTCAGACCGGGGTGCTACTCTGACTCAAGAAACAAGTCCAGGTTCGTGTAGTCAGGATCAAAGTAGTGGTGCTAATACCCACGAAGGTGTCCCTAATGGGCTCCATGAGACCGAGTCAAATGGTTTGGAGAAGCCGGAAAGCAGTTTGACACACATCCGAGATAAACTAAGTGATTCACATGGAAACCAAAACTCTCAAGAAGAATGTATATCAACTTCTGGGGCAACACTTCGGTCGAGATCCACAAGGAATAGAAAGTCTACTTATCCTTTTAGTGAAAGTAAACCTGTTGAGACAAAGAAGCTTCAGCAGTCGATAGAAAAGGTATCTTGGTTAACATTATCGACACATGAAGAGGGTTCTCGTTATATCCCACAAAAGGGAGATGAGGTTGCTTATTTGCGACAG GGGCATCAAGAATACTTGAACTTCAGCTCCCTGAGGGAAGTGGCTCCTTGGACTTCAATAAAGGCAGGAAATATAAAGGCGGTGGAGATTTGTAAAGTGGAAAGTCTCGAATACGCAACACTACCTGGTTCTGGGGATAGCTGCTGCAAAATGATACTTAAAGTCATCGACCCCAACTCCGAAGTATTCGACAAAACTTTCAAGCTGACATTGCCTGAGGTGGTGAGCTTTCCAGATTTTCTCGTGGAAAGGAGTCGGTATGAAGCAGCGATACAGAGGAACTGGACTTTCAGGGATAAGTGTAAGGTTTGGTGGAGAGACGAAGGCGAAGAAGATGGTAATTGGTGGGAAGGACGGATTCTAGCTGTGAAGGCCAAGTCACCTGATTTTCCTGATAGTCCGTGGGAGAGGTACACAGTTAGATACAAGAATGATCCGACTGAGACGCATCTTCACAGTCCGTGGGAGCTTTTTGATGCTGATACCAAGTGGGAGCAGCCTCACATGGATGATGAGAAACGAAACCGTCTGCTCTTGGCCTTAACAAAGTTGGAGACTTCTGATAAAAGAACCAAG GATTCTTATGGCCTGCAAAAACTGAAGCAGACCGTGGGAAGTTCGAGCTACACCAACAG GTTCCCAGTTCCTTTGTCGATTGAAGTAATCAGATCAAGGCTTGAGAACAACTATTACCGGAGTGTGGAAGCATTAAGACACGACGTAGAAGTTATGTTGTCCAATGCGGAAACTTTCTTTGGTCGAAATAAAAGCGTAGCAGCCAAAATCTCGCGTCTCTCTAAATGGTTCGACCGCACGCTACCTTCTTTGTAG
- the LOC106402983 gene encoding bromodomain and WD repeat-containing protein 3-like isoform X2, giving the protein MRWPHMHADQVRGLSLREIGGGFARHHRAPSIRAACYVIVKPSTMVQKMQNIKRLRGHRNAVYCAILDRSGRYVITGSDDRLVKVWSMETAYCLASCRGHEGDITDLAVNSNNTFIASASNDCVIRVWRLPDGLPVSVLRGHIGAITAIAFSPRPGSPYQLLSSSDDGTCRIWDARGAQFAPRIYIPRPPSPDGKNNGPSSSDAQQSHQIFSCAFNASGSVFVTGSSDTLARVYSVWSASRISNDDPEQPNHEMDVLAGHENDVNYVQFSGCAAGSKFADYSKDDSVPKFKSSWFCHDNIVTCSRDGSAIIWIPRSRRSHGKSCRWTRAYHLKVPPPPMPPQPPRGGPRQRILPTPRGVNMIAWSLDNRFVLAAIMDCRICVWNASDGSLVHSLTGHTASTYVMDVHPFNPRIAMSAGYDGKTIVWDIWEGKPIHTYDISHFKLVDGKFSPDGTSIILSDDVGQLYVLSTGQGDSQKDAKYDQFFLGDYRPLIQDIYGNVLDQESQLPPYRRNMEDPLCDSAMIPYEEPYQTMFQKRRLGALGKEWRPSSLKLAIGPDITLDQDYQMPPLADLDLAEPMPEFVDVMEWEPEIDILSDGNDSEYNVPEEDSSGKEQECLNSLTSSESGSSSSEGDEDGGHQNSRRRSKRRKHKTGAEIMTSSGRRFRKRNFDELEGATNKNKRTRKSRSGRKKSKRKSSKSKSSRPRRAAAQNALSWFSKITGTSKDAEEEEDISELSESSESESTTEDSGTGDSELDVALVNGHDKQSKGKDILVCDSDNGAQQCDVSETQPAERRRLVVRFPVKSSDKLSLLENLPGTSSYAPTPTLGNGCAEDSRVSGNFEVSTNHLDASKVKWGMVKARTSKRMRTESMSSHGLMGSEPDGEENNLSKEADHHDNGVTAPNCLELRTDIDGIAVDTDTVISNGLPNGEERCLRVDGSPSRVADEGASNCSQDVTGRLHDLKDSLPPISRTLRIRSKRVSRAPDTSLKQEVKSSSINQENGGSDALNDGSANTKLDLALDNQKDGLVGTELPLTNDCVHESKPLTSDPVSVDVPVSHPKRMFDYVYRRKKSRKQENNSDRGATLTQETSPGSCSQDQSSGANTHEGVPNGLHETESNGLEKPESSLTHIRDKLSDSHGNQNSQEECISTSGATLRSRSTRNRKSTYPFSESKPVETKKLQQSIEKVSWLTLSTHEEGSRYIPQKGDEVAYLRQGHQEYLNFSSLREVAPWTSIKAGNIKAVEICKVESLEYATLPGSGDSCCKMILKVIDPNSEVFDKTFKLTLPEVVSFPDFLVERSRYEAAIQRNWTFRDKCKVWWRDEGEEDGNWWEGRILAVKAKSPDFPDSPWERYTVRYKNDPTETHLHSPWELFDADTKWEQPHMDDEKRNRLLLALTKLETSDKRTKDSYGLQKLKQTVGSSSYTNRFPVPLSIEVIRSRLENNYYRSVEALRHDVEVMLSNAETFFGRNKSVAAKISRLSKWFDRTLPSL; this is encoded by the exons ATGCGTTGGCCTCATATGCATGCTGATCAGGTGCGTGGTTTAAGTTTGAGAGAAATTGGTGGTGGTTTTGCCAGACATCATCGAGCCCCATCAATTCGTGCAGCATGCTATGTCATTGTAAAACCATCTACAATGGTACAAAAGATGCAGAACATCAAGAGGCTACGTGGGCACAGAAATGCTGTGTACTGTG CTATACTTGACCGCTCAGGAAGGTATGTAATCACTGGTTCAGATGATCGCCTTGTAAAAGTATGGTCAATGGAAACTGCATACTGCCTGGCCAGCTGTCGAGGGCATGAA GGTGACATAACTGATCTTGCTGTGAATTCGAACAACACTTTCATAGCATCCGCTTCAAATGATTGTGTGATCCGTGTT TGGAGATTGCCAGATGGGTTACCAGTTTCGGTACTTCGTGGACATATTGGAGCTATTACTGCTATTGCATTTAGTCCCAGACCTGGATCCCCGTACCAACTTCTTTC ATCGTCGGATGATGGTACATGCAGGATATGGGATGCTCGGGGTGCCCAATTTGCTCCGCGGATATATATCCCTAGGCCTCCTAGTCCTGATG GGAAGAACAATGGCCCTTCTTCTAGTGACGCTCAGCAGAGTCACCAAATTTTTTCCTGCGCATTCAATGCCAGTGGATCTGTCTTTGTCACTGGTAGCTCTGACACTCTTGCCAGAGTATACTCG GTTTGGAGTGCTAGTAGGATCAGTAATGATGACCCAGAGCAGCCAAATCATGAGATGGATGTTTTGGCTGGACATGAGAATGATGTTAATTATGTTCAGTTCAG TGGTTGTGCTGCAGGATCTAAATTTGCCGACTACTCAAAAGACGATAGTGTTCCAAAATTTAAGAGCTCCTG GTTCTGTCATGATAACATAGTTACATGCTCTCGTGATGGTAGTGCAATCATTTGGATCCCAAGATCTCGGAGATCACAT GGAAAAAGCTGCCGATGGACACGAGCATATCATCTCAAGGTTCCACCTCCGCCCATGCCTCCTCAACCCCCTAGAGGTGGGCCACGTCAAAGGATCCTGCCTACTCCCCGTGGGGTTAACATGATTGCTTGGAGTCTGGAtaatcgttttgttcttgccGCTATCATGG ATTGTAGAATATGCGTGTGGAATGCCTCTGATGGTAGCTTGGTACATTCTTTAACTGGCCATACAGCATCT ACATATGTTATGGACGTCCATCCTTTCAATCCTCGGATAGCTATGAGTGCTGGCTATGATGGAAAAACAATAGTGTGGGAT ATATGGGAAGGAAAACCTATCCACACATACGATATTTCACACTTCAAGTTGGTCGATGGGAAGTTTTCACC AGATGGAACGTCAATAATACTTTCAGATGATGTAGGGCAACTGTACGTATTAAGCACAGGCCAAGGGGATTCTCAAAAGGACGCTAAATATGATCAG TTTTTCCTGGGGGATTACCGGCCATTAATTCAGGACATATATGGGAATGTCCTTGACCAG GAATCTCAGCTTCCACCTTATCGCCGAAATATGGAGGACCCTCTTTGTGATTCAG CGATGATTCCATATGAAGAGCCATATCAGACCATGTTTCAGAAACGGCGACTTGGCGCCTTAGGCAAAGAATGGCGACCATCTTCTTTAAAGCTTGCTATAGGGCCAGATATCACTTTAGATCAAGATTACCAAATGCCACCTTTGGCAGATCTAGACTTAGCTGAGCCGATGCCAGAATTTGTAGATGTGATGGAGTGGGAACCAGAAATCGATATCTTAAGCGATGGAAATGACTCCGAATACAATGTGCCAGAAGAGGATTCGTCTGGAAAAGAGCAAGAATGTTTAAATTCTTTAACTTCTAGCGAGTCAGGTTCCAGTTCTAGTGAAGGCGATGAGGATGGTGGTCATCAGAATAGCCGTAGAAGATCCAAAAGGAGAAAACATAAAACAGGA GCTGAGATCATGACTTCTTCGGGTAGGCGTTTTAGAAAGAGAAACTTTGATGAGCTTGAAGGTGCTACAAACAAGAACAAACGTACCAGGAAATCTAGGAGTGGTCGTAAAAAATCCAAAAGGAAATCTTCAAAATCTAAATCGTCCAGACCTAGGCGAGCGGCTGCACAAAATGCACTCTCTTGGTTTTCTAAGATTACAGGTACATCTAAAGAtgcagaagaggaagaagatatcTCTGAATTGAGTGAGTCATCAGAAAGTGAATCGACAACAGAGGATTCAGGCACTGGGGATAGTGAACTTGATGTCGCTTTGGTAAATGGGCATGACAAGCAATCAAAGGGGAAAGATATTCTCGTATGTGATTCAGACAATGGGGCTCAACAGTGTGATGTTAGCGAAACTCAACCTGCTGAACGAAGGAGATTGGTTGTTAGGTTTCCTGTTAAGAGTTCAGATAAGCTTTCCTTGCTGGAGAACCTACCTGGAACATCTTCCTATGCTCCAACTCCAACTTTAGGGAATGGCTGTGCTGAAGACTCAAGGGTTTCTGGGAACTTTGAAGTTTCCACAAATCACTTAGATGCAAGCAAAGTAAAATGGGGAATGGTTAAGGCTCGTACATCAAAGCGAATGAGAACTGAATCAATGTCATCGCATGGACTTATGGGCTCTGAGCCAGATGGAGAAGAAAATAATCTTAGCAAAGAGGCAGATCACCATGATAATGGTGTTACAGCACCTAATTGTTTGGAATTAAGAACAGATATCGATGGAATTGCAGTTGACACTGACACGGTGATTTCTAATGGTTTGCCAAATGGTGAAGAACGATGCCTAAGAGTGGATGGGTCGCCAAGTCGAGTGGCTGATGAGGGTGCCTCTAACTGTTCTCAGGATGTAACAGGTCGCTTGCATGATCTAAAAGATAGCCTTCCACCTATCTCTAGGACGTTGAGGATACGCTCCAAGAGGGTTTCAAGGGCTCCTGATACATCTTTGAAGCAAGAAGTAAAATCTTCATCTATAAATCAAGAGAATGGTGGCTCTGACGCGTTAAATGATGGTTCTGCAAACACTAAATTGGATTTGGCATTGGACAACCAAAAGGATGGTTTGGTTGGAACAGAGCTACCTCTGACAAATGATTGTGTGCATGAATCAAAACCGCTGACCAGTGACCCTGTCTCAGTTGATGTTCCTGTGTCACATCCTAAACGGATGTTTGATTATGTCTATAGACGAAAGAAGTCACGAAAGCAGGAGAATAACTCAGACCGGGGTGCTACTCTGACTCAAGAAACAAGTCCAGGTTCGTGTAGTCAGGATCAAAGTAGTGGTGCTAATACCCACGAAGGTGTCCCTAATGGGCTCCATGAGACCGAGTCAAATGGTTTGGAGAAGCCGGAAAGCAGTTTGACACACATCCGAGATAAACTAAGTGATTCACATGGAAACCAAAACTCTCAAGAAGAATGTATATCAACTTCTGGGGCAACACTTCGGTCGAGATCCACAAGGAATAGAAAGTCTACTTATCCTTTTAGTGAAAGTAAACCTGTTGAGACAAAGAAGCTTCAGCAGTCGATAGAAAAGGTATCTTGGTTAACATTATCGACACATGAAGAGGGTTCTCGTTATATCCCACAAAAGGGAGATGAGGTTGCTTATTTGCGACAG GGGCATCAAGAATACTTGAACTTCAGCTCCCTGAGGGAAGTGGCTCCTTGGACTTCAATAAAGGCAGGAAATATAAAGGCGGTGGAGATTTGTAAAGTGGAAAGTCTCGAATACGCAACACTACCTGGTTCTGGGGATAGCTGCTGCAAAATGATACTTAAAGTCATCGACCCCAACTCCGAAGTATTCGACAAAACTTTCAAGCTGACATTGCCTGAGGTGGTGAGCTTTCCAGATTTTCTCGTGGAAAGGAGTCGGTATGAAGCAGCGATACAGAGGAACTGGACTTTCAGGGATAAGTGTAAGGTTTGGTGGAGAGACGAAGGCGAAGAAGATGGTAATTGGTGGGAAGGACGGATTCTAGCTGTGAAGGCCAAGTCACCTGATTTTCCTGATAGTCCGTGGGAGAGGTACACAGTTAGATACAAGAATGATCCGACTGAGACGCATCTTCACAGTCCGTGGGAGCTTTTTGATGCTGATACCAAGTGGGAGCAGCCTCACATGGATGATGAGAAACGAAACCGTCTGCTCTTGGCCTTAACAAAGTTGGAGACTTCTGATAAAAGAACCAAG GATTCTTATGGCCTGCAAAAACTGAAGCAGACCGTGGGAAGTTCGAGCTACACCAACAG GTTCCCAGTTCCTTTGTCGATTGAAGTAATCAGATCAAGGCTTGAGAACAACTATTACCGGAGTGTGGAAGCATTAAGACACGACGTAGAAGTTATGTTGTCCAATGCGGAAACTTTCTTTGGTCGAAATAAAAGCGTAGCAGCCAAAATCTCGCGTCTCTCTAAATGGTTCGACCGCACGCTACCTTCTTTGTAG